A single genomic interval of Mauremys reevesii isolate NIE-2019 linkage group 24, ASM1616193v1, whole genome shotgun sequence harbors:
- the LOC120390520 gene encoding uncharacterized protein LOC120390520: protein MGFANIILHLWAWIFMLWSVANISIAVSPVEIPDSSCSGPQGTEFITVFMQNHLPSYGNKDFKLFITGYIPGTFVTISVNKADFFTTVTANPEQTVSVMIPAFVELAGSNIFNHTVIIRADHEISILALNYKAYTADTTVVYPEDKLGREKAYTAGTKLDISLGAYQAVQLQSCDDLSGTRIVSQNPVAVYSGHVCVAKHTKCDYVSEQLLPVSVWGTTFIVPPLSFQPNFDLVYVAASQHTRIDYQSGSARATRNLVAGQVVTFEIKVSNPLYISASAGIQVAFFCTGGSKGKIVYDPFFLMIPDVSGYCQTYNIHGQDLFENYAMIVAKTAETADVTIDAEPLRFTVWMPIPGTAYSWTTYNLGSGFSNHTIENPSSPFGVLSVGIKEKAGYGSTAIGGISGAAPTVQPPDLPSTSCSCPQGTEFITVFMQNLLPSYGNKDFKLFITGYIPGTFVTISVNKADFFTTVTANPEQTVSVMIPAFVELAGSNIFNHTVIIRADHEISILALNYKAYTADTTVVYPEDKLGREYYVVTPLGNPDGLDKQFAVVAWKDPTTVEIYLKGAVTFQRKAYTAGTKLDISLGAYQAVQLQSRDDLSGTRIVSQNPVAVYSGHVCVAKHTKCDYVSEQLLPVSDWGTTFIVPPLSFQPKFDLVYVAASQHTRIDYQSGRARATRNLVAGQVVTFEIKFPNPLYISANAGIQVVFFCAGGSKGKIAYDPFLLMIPDVSSYCQTYNIHGQDQYDNYAIITAETSESGGITIDKEPLGVIAWRPIPGTVFSWAEYNLGKGFKRQTMEHPTSPFGLLSIGIASKPGYGSAAIGASRTEFITVFMQNLLPSYGNKDFKLFITGYIPGTFVTISVNKADFFTTVTANPEQTVSVMIPAFVELAGSNIFNHTVIIRADHEISILALNYKAYTADTTVVYPEDKLGREYYVVTPLGNPDGLDKQFAVVAWKDPTTVEIYLKGAVTFQRKAYTAGTKLDISLGAYQAVQLQSRDDLSGTRIVSQNPVAVYSGHVCVAKHTKCDYVSEQLLPVSGWGTTFIVPPLSFQPKFDLVYVAASQHTHIDYQSGRARATRNLVAGQVVTFEIKFPNPLYISASAGIQVVFFCAGGSKGKIAYDPFLLMIPDVSSYCQTYNIHGQDQYDNYAIITAETSESGGITIDKEPLGVIAWRPIPGTVFSWAEYNLGKGFKRQTMEHPTSPFGLLSIGIASKPGYGSAAIGASNIPTPSCSVVLCKEGTVCKMIDGQPECLPVSAATCWAGGYLHYHTFDGRLYDIHGTCTYTVAKTCGCDCDPHSFDITAESGKRGNMQVSYIGSLTIQVDGVTITVARAEVGFVRVNNTRAHLPIS, encoded by the exons ATGGGGTTCGCAAATATCATcctgcacctctgggcctggATATTCATGCTATGGA GTGTTGCTAATATCTCCATCGCAGTGTCACCTGTAGAAATTCCAGATTCCTCTTGCTCAGGCCCCCAAGGGACAGAATTTATCACAGTCTTCATGCAGAATCACTTACCAAGTTATGGCAATAAAGACTTCAAGTTGTTCATCACTGGCTACATCCCTGGGACGTTCGTCACCATCTCAGTaaataaagcagatttttttacTACTGTCACTGCAAATCCAGAACAGACAGTATCTGTGATGATCCCAGCGTTTGTGGAGCTGGCAGGAAGCAACATATTTAATCACACGGTCATCATCCGTGCTGATCATGAGATTTCCATCCTTGCTCTGAACTACAAGGCCTATACGGCTGATACCACTGTAGTGTACCCTGAGGATAAGCTTGGGAGAGA AAAAGCCTACACAGCAGGGACAAAACTGGACATCTCACTTGGAGCTTACCAGGCTGTCCAGCTGCAAAGCTGTGATGACTTATCCGGCACCAGGATCGTGTCCCAGAATCCCGTGGCTGTCTATAGTGGACATGTATGTGTTGCAAAGCACACCAAATGTGACTACGTGAGTGAGCAGCTCCTGCCGGTGTCTGTCTGGGGCACCACATTCATTGTACCGCCCTTATCCTTCCAGCCCAATTTTGACCTGGTGTATGTGGCTGCTTCCCAACACACTCGCATTGATTATCAGTCTGGGAGTGCAAGAGCCACAAGGAACCTGGTTGCTGGGCAGGTTGTGACATTTGAAATAAAAGTCTCTAATCCCTTGTACATCTCTGCTAGTGCTGGGATCCAAGTCGCCTTCTTCTGCACTGGTGGGAGCAAAGGGAAAATCGTGTACGATCCCTTCTTCCTGATGATCCCAGATGTCTCTGGCTATTGCCAGACCTATAACATCCATGGACAGGACCTGTTTGAGAACTATGCTATGATTGTAGCCAAGACGGCGGAGACTGCTGATGTTACTATTGATGCGGAACCACTACGGTTTACTGTGTGGATGCCTATTCCAGGCACAGCATATTCTTGGACTACGTACAACTTGGGAAGTGGGTTTAGCAACCACACCATAGAGAACCCCAGCTCCCCATTTGGTGTCCTGAGTGTTGGGATTAAAGAGAAGGCTGGATATGGCTCCACAGCTATTGGTG GCATTTCTGGTGCTGCCCCTACTGTTCAACCTCCAGATCTTCCCAGTACCTCTTGCTCATGCCCCCAAGGGACAGAATTTATCACAGTCTTCATGCAGAATCTCTTACCAAGTTATGGCAATAAAGACTTCAAGTTGTTCATCACTGGCTACATCCCTGGGACGTTCGTCACCATCTCAGTaaataaagcagatttttttacTACTGTCACTGCAAATCCAGAACAGACAGTATCTGTGATGATCCCAGCGTTTGTGGAGCTGGCAGGAAGCAACATATTTAATCACACGGTCATCATCCGTGCTGATCATGAGATTTCCATCCTTGCTCTGAACTACAAGGCCTATACGGCTGATACCACTGTAGTGTACCCTGAGGATAAGCTTGGGAGAGAATACTATGTGGTGACTCCACTGGGGAATCCAGATGGTCTCGACAAGCAATTTGCTGTAGTAGCCTGGAAGGATCCCACCACTGTTGAAATTTACCTCAAAGGGGCTGTTACTTTCCAAAGAAAAGCCTACACAGCAGGGACAAAACTGGACATCTCACTTGGAGCTTACCAGGCTGTCCAGCTGCAAAGCCGTGATGACTTATCCGGCACCAGGATCGTGTCCCAGAATCCCGTGGCTGTCTATAGTGGACATGTATGTGTTGCAAAGCACACCAAATGTGATTACGTGAGTGAGCAACTCCTGCCGGTGTCTGACTGGGGCACCACATTCATTGTACCTCCTTTATCCTTCCAACCCAAATTTGACCTGGTGTATGTGGCTGCTTCCCAACACACTCGCATTGATTATCAGTCTGGGAGGGCGAGAGCCACAAGGAACCTGGTTGCTGGGCAGGTTGTGACATTTGAAATCAAATTCCCTAATCCCTTGTACATCTCTGCTAATGCTGGGATCCAAGTCGTCTTCTTCTGTGCCGGTGGAAGCAAAGGGAAAATAGCGTATGATCCCTTCCTCCTGATGATCCCAGATGTCTCTAGCTATTGCCAGACCTATAACATCCATGGACAGGACCAGTATGATAACTACGCAATTATAACAGCCGAAACATCAGAATCTGGTGGCATCACCATTGATAAGGAACCCTTGGGAGTCATTGCATGGAGGCCAATTCCAGGCACAGTGTTCTCTTGGGCTGAATACAACCTTGGCAAAGGGTTTAAGAGACAAACTATGGAGCACCCCACATCTCCTTTTGGACTTCTGAGCATTGGGATTGCATCCAAACCTGGGTATGGCTCAGCAGCTATCGGTGCAAGCA GGACAGAATTTATCACAGTTTTCATGCAGAATCTCTTACCAAGTTATGGCAATAAAGACTTCAAGTTGTTCATCACTGGCTACATCCCTGGGACGTTCGTCACCATCTCAGTaaataaagcagatttttttacTACTGTCACTGCAAATCCAGAACAGACAGTATCTGTGATGATCCCAGCGTTTGTGGAGCTGGCAGGAAGCAACATATTTAATCACACGGTCATCATCCGTGCTGATCATGAGATTTCCATCCTTGCTCTGAACTACAAGGCCTATACGGCTGATACCACTGTAGTGTACCCTGAGGATAAGCTTGGGAGAGAATACTATGTGGTGACTCCACTGGGGAATCCAGATGGTCTTGACAAGCAATTTGCTGTAGTAGCCTGGAAGGATCCCACCACTGTTGAAATTTACCTCAAAGGGGCTGTTACTTTCCAAAGAAAAGCCTACACAGCAGGGACAAAACTGGACATCTCACTTGGAGCTTACCAGGCTGTCCAGCTGCAAAGCCGTGATGACTTATCTGGCACCAGGATCGTGTCCCAGAATCCCGTGGCCGTCTATAGTGGACATGTATGTGTTGCAAAGCACACCAAATGTGACTACGTGAGTGAGCAACTACTGCCGGTGTCTGGCTGGGGCACCACATTCATTGTACCTCCTTTATCCTTCCAACCCAAATTTGACCTGGTGTATGTGGCTGCTTCCCAACACACTCACATTGATTATCAGTCTGGGAGGGCGAGAGCCACAAGGAACCTGGTTGCTGGGCAGGTTGTGACATTTGAAATCAAATTCCCTAATCCCTTGTACATCTCTGCTAGTGCTGGGATCCAAGTCGTCTTCTTCTGTGCCGGTGGAAGCAAAGGGAAAATAGCGTATGATCCCTTCCTCCTGATGATCCCAGATGTCTCTAGCTATTGCCAGACCTATAACATCCATGGACAGGACCAGTATGATAACTACGCAATTATAACAGCCGAAACATCAGAATCTGGTGGCATCACCATTGATAAGGAACCCTTGGGAGTCATTGCATGGAGGCCAATTCCAGGCACAGTGTTCTCTTGGGCTGAATACAACCTTGGCAAAGGGTTTAAGAGACAAACTATGGAGCACCCCACATCTCCTTTTGGACTTCTGAGCATTGGGATTGCATCCAAACCTGGGTATGGCTCAGCAGCTATCGGTGCAAGCA ATATTCCGACACCATCCTGCAGTGTGGTCCTCTGCAAGGAAGGAACAGTTTGTAAGATGATAGATGGGCAGCCAGAGTGTTTGCCAGTTTCTGCAGCCACGTGCTGGGCTGGGGGTTACTTGCATTACCACACCTTTGATGGCCGACTGTATGACATCCATGGCACCTGCACCTACACCGTGGCAAAGACCTGTGGTTGTGACTGCGACCCGCACTCCTTTGACATCACGGCTGAGAGTGGGAAGAGGGGGAACATGCAGGTGTCATACATTGGGTCGCTGACCATCCAGGTGGATGGCGTTACCATCACAGTGGCCAGGGCAGAGGTCGGCTTTGTGAGG